Within the Enterobacter bugandensis genome, the region GACCTACTTTGATGCACCGTGGGCGCTGACCTATGCCAATGCCGATCGTCTGTTGGATATGCGCGACGAAGAGATGGCGCTGCGCGATGAAGAGGTCACCGGTGAACTGCCGCCGGATCTGGAGTACGAAGAATTCAACGAAATTCGTGAGCAACTTGCGGCGATGATCGAAGAACAGCTCGCCGTCTACAAAACCAGACAAGCGCCGCTGGATCTTGGGCTCGTGGTGCGCGACTATCTGGCGCAATATCCGCGCGCGCGCCACTTCGACGTTGCCCGCATTGTGGTAGACCAGGCGGTGCGCCTGGGTATCGCGCAAGCAGACTTCACCGGACTGCCGCCGAAGTGGCAGCCAATTAACGATTACGGAGCCAAGGTACAGGCGCATGTCATTGACAAATATTGAACAAGTGATGCCAGTTAAGCTGGCACAGGCGCTGGCGAATCCGTTATTTCCGGCGCTGGACAGCCAGCTGCGTGCCGGTCGTCACATTGGCCTGGACGAGCTGGATAATCACGCCTTTTTGATGGACTTCCAGGAGTACCTGGAAGAGTTTTACGCCCGCTATAACGTGGAGCTTATCCGCGCGCCGGAAGGCTTTTTCTATCTGCGCCCGCGTTCCACGACCCTGATCCCGCGCTCCGTGCTCTCCGAGCTGGACATGATGGTTGGCAAAATTCTTTGTTATCTCTACCTCAGCCCGGAACGCCTGGCAAATGAAGGCATCTTCACCCAGCAGGAGCTGTACGATGAACTGCTGACGCTGGCGGATGAGAGCAAGCTGCTTAAGCTGGTGAATAACCGTTCGACGGGGTCGGATCTTGACCGTCAAAAATTACAGGAAAAGGTTCGCTCTTCCCTGAACCGTCTGCGCCGTCTGGGGATGGTCTGGTTTATGGGCCACGACAGCAGCAAATTCCGCATCACGGAATCGGTCTTCCGCTTCGGCGCCGACGTGCGTGCGGGCGATGATGCGCGTGAAGCGCAGCTTCGCATGATCCGCGACGGTGAAGCGATGCCGGTGGAAAACCATTTGCAGCTCAATGATGAGCATGAAGAGAATCTGCCGGATAGCGGGGAGGAAGAGTAATGATTGAACGCGGTAAATTTCGCTCACTGACGCTGATTAACTGGAACGGCTTCTTTGCCCGAACCTTCGATCTGGATGAGCTGGTCACGACGCTCTCCGGTGGTAACGGGGCGGGTAAATCCACCACCATGGCGGCGTTTGTAACGGCGCTGATCCCCGACCTGACGCTGCTTCACTTCCGTAACACCACCGAAGCGGGCGCGACAAGCGGCTCCCGCGATAAAGGCCTGCACGGTAAGCTGAAAGCGGGCGTCTGTTATTCCGTGCTGGACGTCATCAACTCCCGTCACCAGCGCGTGGTGGTGGGCGTACGTCTGCAACAGGTTGCCGGCCGCGACCGTAAAGTGGATATCAAACCGTTCGCCATTCAGGGGCTGCCAACCTCCGTACAGCCGACCGCGCTGCTGACGGAAACGCTGAATGAACGCCAGGCGCGCGTCCTGACGCTGCAGGAGCTGAAGGACAAGCTTGAAGCCATCGAAGGGGTGCAGTTTAAGCAGTTCAACTCTATTACCGACTATCACTCCCTGATGTTCGATCTGGGCGTGGTGGCGCGCCGTCTGCGCACCGCTTCAGACCGTAGTAAATACTACCGTCTGATCGAAGCGTCCCTGTACGGCGGTATCTCCAGCGCCATTACCCGTTCCCTGCGTGACTACCTGCTGCCGGAAAACAGCGGCGTGCGTAAGGCCTTCCAGGATATGGAGGCGGCACTGCGTGAAAACCGCATGACGCTGGAAGCGATTCGCGTTACCCAGTCTGACCGCGACCTGTTTAAACATCTGATCAGCGAAGCGACCAACTACGTGGCGGCGGACTATATGCGCCACGCCAACGAGCGCCGCGTCCATCTCGATCAGGCATTAGAATATCGCCGCGAGCTGTTTACCTCCCGTAAACAGCTGGTGGCCGAGCAGTACAAGCACGTCGAAATGGCGCGCGAGCTGGGTGAGCACAACGGTGCCGAGGGCGACCTGGAAGCCGACTACCAGGCCGCCAGCGATCACCTGAACCTGGTGCAGACCGCGCTGCGTCAGCAGGAAAAGATCGAACGCTACGAAGCGGACCTCGATGAGCTGCAAATTCGTCTCGAAGAGCAGAATGAAGTGGTGGCCGAAGCCGCCGAGATGCAGGAAGAGAACGAAGCCCGCGCCGAAGCCGCCGAGCTGGAAGTGGACGAGCTTAAAAGCCAGCTTGCGGACTACCAGCAGGCTCTGGACGTGCAGCAGACGCGTGCGATTCAGTACAACCAGGCGCTGCAGGCGCTACAGCGTGCGAAAGAGCTGTGCCATCTGCCAGACCTGACGCCGGAAAGTGCCGACGAATGGCTGGACACCTTCCAGGCCAAAGAGCAGGAAGCCACCGAGAAACTGCTCTCGCTTGAACAGAAAATGAGCGTCGCGCAAACGGCGCACAGCCAGTTTGAACAGGCTTATCAGCTGGTAGTTGCCATTAACGGCCCGCTGGCGCGTAGCGAAGCCTGGGACGTTGCCCGTGAACTGCTGCGCGACGGCGTCAACCAGCGCCATCTGGCCGAGCAGGTGCAGCCGCTGCGTATGCGCCTGAACGAGCTGGAACAGCGCCTGCGCGAGCAGCAGGAAGCCGAACGTCTGCTGGCCGAGTTCTGCAAGCGTCAGGGTAAACATTACGATTTCGACGAGCTTGAGGCCCTGCATCAGGAGCTGGAAGCGCGTATTGCGGCCCTGTCCGATACCGTATCAAATGCCAGCGAACAGCGTATGACGCTGCGTCAGGAGCTGGAGCAGCTTCAGTCCCGTTCGAAGGCGCTCCTGCAGCGTGCGCCGGTCTGGCTGGCAGCGCAAAGCAGCCTGAACCAGCTCAGCGAACAGTGCGGCGAGCAGTTCGAATCCAGCCAGCAGGTGACCGAATACCTGCAACAGCTGCTGGAGCGCGAGCGCGAAGCCATTGTTGAACGTGACGAAGTGGGTGCCCGCAAGCGTGACGTCGATGAAGAAATCGAGCGCTTAAGCCAGCCCGGCGGGTCAGAAGATCCGCGTCTGAACGCCTTAGCCGAGCGTTTTGGCGGCGTACTGCTGTCTGAGATTTACGATGACGTTGGCCTGGACGATGCGCCGTACTTCTCCGCGCTGTACGGTCCATCCCGCAACGCAATTGTGGTGCCGGATCTGTCGCTGATTTCTGAGCAGCTCGCAGGGCTGGAAGATTGCCCGGAAGATCTCTATCTGATCGAAGGGGATCCGCAGTCGTTCGATGACAGCGTCTTCAGCGTTGACGAGCTGGAAAAAGCGGTGGTGGTGAAAATCGCCGATCGCCAGTGGCGTTACTCCCGCTTCCCGGAGCTGCCGCTGTTTGGCCGCGCCGCGCGCGAAAGCCGCATCGAGAGCCTCCACGCCGAGCGTGAAACGCTGTCTGAACGCTTTGCCACCCTGTCGTTTGACGTACAGAAAACCCAGCGTCTGCACCAGGCGTTCAGCCGCTTTATCGGCAGCCATCTGGGCGTGGCGTTTGAAGCCGACCCGGAAGCGGAAATCCGCAAGCTCAACACCCGCCGTGGCGAGCTGGAGCGCGCGATTGCCAGTCATGAAAGTGACAACCAGCAGAGCCGCGTCCAGTTCGAACAGGCGAAAGAGGGCGTCGCTGCCCTTAACCGCATTCTGCCGCGCCTGAACCTGCTGGCGGATGACACGCTGGCCGACCGCGTGGATGAGATCCAGGAACGTCTGGATGAAGCCCAGGAAGCCGCGCGCTTCGTGCAGCAGCACGGCAACCAGCTGGCGAAGCTGGAGCCCGTCGTGTCTGTACTGCAGAGCGACCCGGAACAGTTCGAGCAGTTAAAAGAAGATTACGCCTGGTCGCAGCAGGTGCAGCGCGAAGCGCGTCAGCAGGCGTTTGCCCTGACGGAAGTGGTGCAGCGTCGTGCGCACTTCGGCTACTCCGATTCGGCTGAAATGCTGAGCGGTAACAGCGACCTGAATGAAAAACTGCGCCAGCGCCTTGAGCAGGCGGAAGCGGAACGTACCCGCGCTCGCGAAGCGATGCGCAGCCACTCCGCTCAGCTGAACCAGTACAACCAGGTACTGGCTTCGCTGAAAAGCTCCTTCGACACCAAGAAAGAGCTGTTAAACGACCTGCAGAAAGAGCTGCAAGACATTGGCGTTCGTGCCGACAGCGGGGCGGAAGAGCGCGCGCGCATTCGTCGTGATGAGCTGCATAGCCAGCTCAGCAATAACCGCGCGCGTCGTAATCAGCTGGAAAAAGCGCTCACCTTCTGCGAAGCGGAAATGGATAACCTGACCCGCCGCCTGCGCAAGCTGGAGCGCGACTATCATGAAATGCGCGAGCAGGTCGTGACGGCGAAAGCGGGCTGGTGCGCCGTGATGCGGATGGTGAAAGATAACAACGTTGAACGTCGCCTGCACCGTCGCGAGCTGGCATACCTTTCTGCCGATGAGCTGCGTTCGATGTCGGATAAGGCGCTGGGTGCGCTGCGTCTGGCGGTGGCGGATAACGAACACCTGCGCGATGTGCTGCGCATGTCAGAGGATCCGAAACGTCCTGAACGTAAAATTCAGTTCTTCGTTGCGGTTTATCAGCACCTGCGCGAGCGTATTCGTCAGGACATTATCCGTACCGACGATCCGGTCGAAGCCATCGAACAGATGGAAATTGAGCTGGGCCGCCTGACGGAAGAGCTGACCTCCCGCGAGCAGAAGCTGGCGATCAGCTCCCGCAGCGTGGCGAATATCATTCGCAAAACCATTCAGCGCGAGCAGAACCGTATCCGCCAGCTGAACCAGGGGCTGCAGAGCGTCTCGTTTGGTCAGGTCAACAGCGTGCGTCTTAACGTCAACGTGCGGGAAGCCCACGCTACGTTGCTGGACGTGCTCTCTGAGCAGCACGAGCAGCATCAGGATCTGTTCAACAGCAACCGTCTGACCTTCTCCGAAGCGCTGGCGAAGCTGTATCAGCGCCTGAATCCGCAGATTGATATGGGCCAGCGTACGCCGCAAACCATCGGTGAAGAGCTGCTGGACTATCGTAACTACCTGGAAATGGAAGTTGAGGTAAACCGTGGTTCAGACGGCTGGCTGCGTGCGGAATCCGGAGCGCTGTCGACCGGTGAAGCGATTGGTACCGGGATGTCGATTCTGGTGATGGTGGTGCAGAGCTGGGAAGATGAAGCGCGCCGCCTGCGCGGGAAAGACATCTCCCCATGCCGACTGCTGTTCCTCGATGAAGCGGCGCGTCTTGATGCCCGCTCGATTGCCACGCTGTTTGAGCTTTGCGAACGTCTCGATATGCAGCTCATCATTGCGGCACCGGAAAACATCAGCCCTGAAAAAGGCACCACCTATAAGCTGGTGCGTAAAGTGTTCCAGAACAGCGAACACGTGCACGTTGTCGGGCTGCGTGGCTTTGCGCCGCAGCCGCCGGAATCATTGCCGGAAACCACGGCGGACGCTTCCTGAGGCGTTTTGTTACAAAGAGCGGCGCAGAAGCGCCGCTTTTTTTATTCTCTTAACTTGTGTTCAGGGCTGCGTTATCTTTAAACTTCTTTACATAAGGTAAGGCAACAGAGTTGTCGTCTACCTATAATAAAAGAAAGCCCCACCGTGATGGGCATGTCGTGAAAACAGGGGGCAAGGGATGTTGCTAAAGAAAGAATGTGGTCGTCAGCTGTCAGCGCTGAGTTTATGTCTGGCAGTGATGTTTGCTCCACTGTTAACCGCCCAGGCCGACGAGCCTGAAATTGTGCCGACTGACAGCACCGCAACGACAGGCGCGCA harbors:
- the mukB gene encoding chromosome partition protein MukB codes for the protein MIERGKFRSLTLINWNGFFARTFDLDELVTTLSGGNGAGKSTTMAAFVTALIPDLTLLHFRNTTEAGATSGSRDKGLHGKLKAGVCYSVLDVINSRHQRVVVGVRLQQVAGRDRKVDIKPFAIQGLPTSVQPTALLTETLNERQARVLTLQELKDKLEAIEGVQFKQFNSITDYHSLMFDLGVVARRLRTASDRSKYYRLIEASLYGGISSAITRSLRDYLLPENSGVRKAFQDMEAALRENRMTLEAIRVTQSDRDLFKHLISEATNYVAADYMRHANERRVHLDQALEYRRELFTSRKQLVAEQYKHVEMARELGEHNGAEGDLEADYQAASDHLNLVQTALRQQEKIERYEADLDELQIRLEEQNEVVAEAAEMQEENEARAEAAELEVDELKSQLADYQQALDVQQTRAIQYNQALQALQRAKELCHLPDLTPESADEWLDTFQAKEQEATEKLLSLEQKMSVAQTAHSQFEQAYQLVVAINGPLARSEAWDVARELLRDGVNQRHLAEQVQPLRMRLNELEQRLREQQEAERLLAEFCKRQGKHYDFDELEALHQELEARIAALSDTVSNASEQRMTLRQELEQLQSRSKALLQRAPVWLAAQSSLNQLSEQCGEQFESSQQVTEYLQQLLEREREAIVERDEVGARKRDVDEEIERLSQPGGSEDPRLNALAERFGGVLLSEIYDDVGLDDAPYFSALYGPSRNAIVVPDLSLISEQLAGLEDCPEDLYLIEGDPQSFDDSVFSVDELEKAVVVKIADRQWRYSRFPELPLFGRAARESRIESLHAERETLSERFATLSFDVQKTQRLHQAFSRFIGSHLGVAFEADPEAEIRKLNTRRGELERAIASHESDNQQSRVQFEQAKEGVAALNRILPRLNLLADDTLADRVDEIQERLDEAQEAARFVQQHGNQLAKLEPVVSVLQSDPEQFEQLKEDYAWSQQVQREARQQAFALTEVVQRRAHFGYSDSAEMLSGNSDLNEKLRQRLEQAEAERTRAREAMRSHSAQLNQYNQVLASLKSSFDTKKELLNDLQKELQDIGVRADSGAEERARIRRDELHSQLSNNRARRNQLEKALTFCEAEMDNLTRRLRKLERDYHEMREQVVTAKAGWCAVMRMVKDNNVERRLHRRELAYLSADELRSMSDKALGALRLAVADNEHLRDVLRMSEDPKRPERKIQFFVAVYQHLRERIRQDIIRTDDPVEAIEQMEIELGRLTEELTSREQKLAISSRSVANIIRKTIQREQNRIRQLNQGLQSVSFGQVNSVRLNVNVREAHATLLDVLSEQHEQHQDLFNSNRLTFSEALAKLYQRLNPQIDMGQRTPQTIGEELLDYRNYLEMEVEVNRGSDGWLRAESGALSTGEAIGTGMSILVMVVQSWEDEARRLRGKDISPCRLLFLDEAARLDARSIATLFELCERLDMQLIIAAPENISPEKGTTYKLVRKVFQNSEHVHVVGLRGFAPQPPESLPETTADAS
- the mukE gene encoding chromosome partition protein MukE gives rise to the protein MSLTNIEQVMPVKLAQALANPLFPALDSQLRAGRHIGLDELDNHAFLMDFQEYLEEFYARYNVELIRAPEGFFYLRPRSTTLIPRSVLSELDMMVGKILCYLYLSPERLANEGIFTQQELYDELLTLADESKLLKLVNNRSTGSDLDRQKLQEKVRSSLNRLRRLGMVWFMGHDSSKFRITESVFRFGADVRAGDDAREAQLRMIRDGEAMPVENHLQLNDEHEENLPDSGEEE